CTTGCCACCGATGCCGAATACTTTCTTCAGCAGTGAGGTAGTGCGGGCCACGGGGTTTTCCCGAATATCGGCTTCCTCCTGCGCGATGAGCGTAAACAGCCCGTCGATGGCCTTGCCGGTGGCGTACTGGTTGAGGTCGGTTTGCACCGGCGTCACGAGCGGCAGCTTGTTGTAGGTCGCGCTGAGCGTGCTGTAATACCTGGTGGCGTCTACCTTATCGAGGCTCTGCTGCATAATGGGCATGAAAGCCGTGGTGAGCTGCGAGGTAGTCGTGCGCTTCAGGTATTGCGTAGCGGCATCTTTCTGGCCGGTGAGGATATTCCACACGTCGCTGAACGTCAGCTGCTTGATGGCGTTAATAAAAATCGGCTTGGCGCTCTTGGCCGCATCTTCGGCACCCCGGTTCAGCGACAGCTCAAACTTATCGACCTGGCTGCCCAGCCCGATGCTGCGCAGGGTGTTGGCCATCTTCTGCGCGTCGGGCGGAAATGGGATGCGGATGAGCTTATTTAGGTTGAAGCCATCGACCTGCGAAGCCTGGTCTGAGCCCTTCGAAATGCCCTGGATGAGCGCCTCCTTCAGGCCGTTGGCCGCTTCCGTATTGGTGAGGCCACTCACGGCGGTAGTCGTGGTGGTGGTAGTCGTGGTGGTCGTTTTTTTGGTGGGTAGCTTGAAGCCACCCAGGCCTGGAATGTTGATAGTCTGGGCCTGAGTTGGCAACGCAAACACGGCGGCTAGCAACACGGTAAAGGAATAATTTTTCATGGCAGGTAAGGCAATAAAGAACGGGAAGAAATAAGCCGAGGCGGAAAGTTCTGGCTTATTAGCGGTAGCTAAGCCAAAGCTTGTGCCAGAAAATGCGCCACTTTCATGCGCTTTCCCAAAAGGGCGTCGGCAAAATTGCCTCGCTTATCAGCCAGAAAAGGCTGTTGCAATGCATTTTTAGCCGTTTGGTAGATTATGCGGGCCTAGCCGCTGGTTGGTGCAATCAGGGCAGACTTACTTCTTAGCTGGTAACAAGAACAAGGCTGCTAGTCGGCGTGAGGCTAGTCCAGTGGCAATTAACCACGGCAGGCTAAGTAAAAAAAGAAGCAACAACTGGTAACTTATGCTCTTCCAACCAAATCTGTTGTACGCGATAGGCCACGGTGGTATGGAGAGTAGCACTATGGATAGCTCAGAGACAACCAATGATTTGCCTATCAAGCCAATGCGAGTGTGGGCACGGCGGCTTAAGGCAGCTACAAAAGATACCGCAAGCAACTGCCGACCAGAGCAACAAAAAAAGCCGCCAGAAAAAGCATGACGCTAAGTCCGGTGTATTCAGCCGCCACGTGGATGAGCGCTTCCCCCCGGTAGTCGGCATAAAAGGGCTCCCGTAACACCTGCCCCCTTTGCTGCCAACACTGATAAACCATAAAAGGGACTGCGTAGCCGCTCCAAACGGCGAATCCAACCCACAAGTGCCAGTTGAAATGCCGCTACAGCAGAATAGTTAGCGGCGACGCGCTACCTTCTTTCAGCATGAGTTGTTTTTTTCAACTATCAGCAAAAATATCTTTTACGTATTGTAGCTTTGCATCACAAAGTACTTCACCGCCCCGCATGAAGCCCGCTGCCCAAGACCCGCTCGCCCAGCTCACCGAAATCCGCGCCATTATGGAGCGCAGTTCGCGCTTTATTTCCCTCAGCGGGCTGAGTGGGGTAGGAGCGGGCGTGGTAGCGCTGGCGGGCACGGCCATCGGGCATTACTATCTGCAGCAGGAATACGGCGGGCAGGGCTTCCGCCGGCTATTCCAGACCTCGGAGGGCGAGCGGCTGGCGGCGCTGCCGTTTTTGCTGGGGCTAGCCTTGGCCATGATAGCCGCGGCGGTACTGGTGGCGGCGTTTTTCACCTTGCGCCGCACCCGGCGCGACGGCCTGCGCTCGGCCTGGACGGCCCCGGCCCGCCGCCTGGTGCTGGCTTTGCTGATACCGCTGGTAGCAGGCGGGCTGTTTTGCCTTAAGCTTTTTCTGAGCGGCGCGCCCGAGCTGGTAGTGCCGGGCCTGCTGGTGTTCTACGGGCTGGCCTTGCTCAACGGCAGCAAGTATACCCTGGATGAGGTAAAATACTTGGGTATCACGCTGGTAGCGCTGGGCCTGGTGGCGCTGCTGCTGCCCGGCTATGGGTTATTGCTCTTCGGGGCGGGCTTTGGGCTGGGCCACATCGGCTACGGCCTGCTGATGTATAACCGCTACGAACGCCCAACCGGGGCGAACTTTACCGCCCCGTGAAGTACGCTATCCATACCCTTAATAAAGCCTTCGACCACCGCGTGCGCCTCGGCGTGATGGCCGTGCTGCTGGCCAACGAATCGGTGAGCTTTAATGACTTGAAGGACAGCCTCGACCTCACCGATGGCAACCTGGCCTCGCACGTGGCTGCGCTTGAAAAAGCTGGCTACGTAGTTGTGAATAAACAGTTTATCGGTAAGAAGCCTAATACCACCTACACCGCCAGCGCCGAAGGCAAGCAGGCGTTTCAGGAGCACCTGGCGGCGCTCGAAAAGCTGCTGCGGGGGTGAGCATCCGGCTTTTCGCGCAGTAGTTGAGCGCAGTTTTTGGCTGCGCTGTCCTGCGGTTCGCAGGGATTTTTAGCCGGAGCGGCTTTTTTTAGCTTTTATCACTTTGAAAAACAAAGTTCTTTCAGCATGAATTTAACTGCTTTCTGGCCCGCGAATAACGCCGTGGTGACCGCGCCCGCCACCCGCATTCCGACCCGCCTGGCCAGCCTGCTGCTGGCGGCTACTGCGCTGGGCGACTACCTGTTCTGGCAGGAGCCAGCCGGCCCGAACGTGCTGGTGTACCTGGTGTTTTTGGTGGGCGCTCACCTGGCGCTGCTGCCGCGCTACGCGCCGGTGCGGCACACGGCGGCCTTCTGGGTGGCCGTGGTGGGTTGCCTGGCTAGCGGCGGGCTGGTGGCCTGGTATGGCTCGGGTGCGGCCGAGCTGGCAGCGCTAGCCTCGGGCCTGCTGCTGGTGGGGCTGGTCAATCAGCCCCAGTTGCGGCTGGTGGGCTCGGTGGTGAGCACGGCACTGGTGGGCGTGCTGCCCAATATAGCATTAGTAGTGAGTAGCTTGCGGGTGCCACAGGGCGTGGGTGGCCGATTGCGGCGGGGCTGGTACTACGGCCGGCTACTGGGCCTGCCGCTGCTGGCGCTAGTGATATTTCAGGCGCTGTTTGCCTACGCCAACCCGCAGTATGCCGAGCTAAGTGGGCGGGTGTGGGCCGCCTTAAGCAAAGGGCTGGCCCGGTTGCTGGACGCCATTTCGGTGCCGCACCTGTTGTTTTTGGTGTTGTGCGGGGTGGGGGCGGTGGGTGCGCTAGTGGCCGTGCCGGTGCATTTTTTTCTCGACTACGAGTCGCGCTTTGGGGAGTTTGTGCGGCGGCAGCGCGATGGCGTAGCCTCGTTTGCGGTGCGGCGGCCCAATTTTTCGCACTCCGACCGGGGGGCGCTAGCCCTGCGCAAGGAGTGGCTGGCGGCCGTGGTGAGCATGTGCCTGCTCAACGCCCTGCTGCTGGTGGTGAATATCGTGGATGTGCGTTGGCTGTGGTTTGGCTTTCGGCCGGCGCCGGGCTTCGACCTCACGCAGTTTGTGCACGAAGGCACGTACGTGCTGATTTTCAGTATTCTACTGGCGGCGGGCATCATGCTGTGGTTTTTCCGGCGCAACCTCAATTTCTACCGGCCCGGCCTGCCGCTGCTGCGCTGGGGCGCCACGCTGTGGGTGCTGCAAAACGCAGTGCTGGCCGTGTCGGTGGGTTTGCGCAACTACTACTACATCGCGGCTACCGAGCTGGCTTACAAGCGCATCGGGGTATACGGGTTTCTGCTGCTCACGCTGTTTGGGCTGGGCACGGTGCTGCTCAAAATCTGGCAGCGGCGCTCGGCCTTCAGCCTGGTGCGGCTCAACTCGTGGGCGGCCTACGCGCTGCTGCTGGGGCTAGCGGCCGGCAACTGGGAAAGCTGGATTGCGCGCTACAACCTGCAGCCGCGCTTCACACGCCTCAACATCGGCTTTCTGCTCACCATGCCGCCCCGCGTGCTGCCCGTGCTGGCCGCCCGCGAAGAGCTGATTGACCAGGCGAAAGAGCTGGTGGAAGAAGGCGACGACGGCTATTTCCACGCCATTACCCGCGAGGCGGCGCACCGCAAGCTGCGCGCCCGGCTAGTCGAGTTCCAAGCCGGATATCCGCAGCGCGACTGGCAGGGCCGCACCGGTGCGGCCGGGCGGGCTTATCAGCAGCTACGCAGCCGGGCGCTGCAAAAACAGCGGGTAGCAACCAATTAACAGCTTGTAATCATGCGCGTCAAATTCATCCTCCCCGCCCTCACCGAGGCCACCAACCCGTACTGGCGGCCCATCAAGTACTCGCTGTTTCCGCCGCTGGGGCTAGCCACGCTGGCCGCCTACCTGCCGCCCGATTGGGAGGTGGACCTGCAGGACGAGCACGTGGAAAAGCTGCACCTGCACGATGCCCCGCACCTGGTTATCATCCAGGTTTACATCACCAATGCCTACCGCGCCTACGCGCTGGCCGACCACTACCGCGCCCGCGGCGCCTACGTGTGCCTGGGCGGCCTGCACGTGACAAGCCTGCCCGAGGAGGCGGCCCCGCACGCCGACAGCATTTTTCTGGGGCCGGGCGAGGAAACGTTTCCGGCGTTTCTGCACGATTTCCAGCACGGGCGGCCCCGGCCGCGCTACGTGTCGGGGGCCGGGCGCACGCTGGTGGGCGTGCCGCCCATCCGGCGCGACCTCATCAAGCGCGAGCGCTACCTGGTGCCCAACTCGATAGTCGTGACGCGCGGCTGCCCACACCACTGCGACTTCTGCTACAAAGATGCCTTTTTTGAGGGGGGCAAGTCGTTTTACACCCAACCCGTGGACGATGCCCTAGCCGAGATAAACCGCCTGCCCGGCCGCCACCTCTACTTCCTCGACGACCATTTGCTGGGCAACGTGCGCTTCGCGGCTAGCCTCTTCGAGGGGATGCGCGGCATGGGCCGGCTGTTTCAGGGCGCGGCTACGGTGGACAGCATCTTGCGCGATAACGGCTTGCTGGAAAAGGCGGCGCAGGCCGGTTTGCGGAGCTTATTCGTAGGGTTTGAAACGCTGAGCCCGGTCAACCTGAAAACGAGCAACAAGCCCCAGAACCTGGGGCGCGACTACGCGGCGGCCATCCGGCGCCTGCACGACCTGGGCATCATGATTAACGGCAGCTTCGTGTTCGGGCTCGATGACGACCGACCCGACGTGTTTCGCCGCACCGTGGAGTGGGCGGTGAATCAAGGGATTACCACAGCCACCTTTCACATTGCCACGCCCTACCCCGGCACGGCGCTCTTCAAGCAGATGGAAACCCAGGGCCGCCTACTGCACCGCCGCTGGAACGAGTACGACACCCGCACCGTGGTGTGCCAGCCCGGCCCGCACCTCACCGCCCGCCAGCTCAAAAATGGCTACGACCAGGCCTACCGCGACTTCTACTCCTGGACCAACATCACGCGGGCTAGCCTCGTGCACGACACCCTGCGTCACCAGCTCAAGCACTTCGCCTACGCCGGCGGCTGGAAAAAATTTGAGCCGCTCTGGAATTTCCTAATAAAATTCCGCCACCTCGACGCCATGCGCCCCCTGCTCGAAGGCATCCTGAGTAAAGTGCGCGGTACCGACCCGCCCGCTAGCCCCGGCGCCCCGCCGCTAACCCCCGCAACCGCCGATACCGAACTGCTGCTGAAGCTGCCAGTGCTGCAATAGCCGCCTTTTCCTGCTGGTCATGCTGAGCCTGCGAAGCATCTCGCTCGCGCCGTTTGCCTGCGGCCCGCTAGCCCCCAATCTGTCTTTCTGAGCTAAGAAAATTTTATGCGTAACCCATTTTCACAGCCGCATACGCCAGCGCAGTGGCTGCTGAGTAGCGTGTGCTGGACGACCGTTTGCTTGCTTAGCTGGGCTAGCGTGGCCTACTATAGTGAAAAGCTTTCTGCTGAGCATCAGCCGCTAAAGCTGCTTCTTCTCGCCGTCAGTTTTGCGCCTGCCTACTCTGTCGTGTGGAAGAAAGCTGTGGTATCGCCCGTGCTGGCTGTTGCTGGGTTTTCGCCCATCAACTGGGTTGTCGTGGCGTGGCTGATTATGCTGATAACTACGCAAATAATCTGGGCACTTTTGGAGCTAGTGATGCTCGCCTTTGCTGGCGGTATGCCGGACCAAGATTAAAACTTACTTATATGACTTTCGCCGACATCAATACCTATTTTCAAGCCAACCGCGCTCGCTTTGCCGACCTCGCCTGGGACGACCCGCACCAGCTCGGCCCCGCCGAGCTGCGCGCCGTGCGCACCTCCCTCCAAACGTTTCAGCGGGGCGAGGGTACCGGCGGCGACCACCTCGCGGCCCTGGCCGAGCAGCTCGGCGATGCCGACTACGCGGCGGCCATGCGCCTGTTCATTCAGGAAGAAGAAGGCCACGCCGCTATGCTCGGGCAGTTTATGGACCGCCAGGGCATTGCGCGCCTGCACGCGCACTGGCTGCACGACGTGTTTCGGAGCCTGGGGCGGCCGCTGGGGCTGGTGCACATGGTGCGCGTCATTCTCACGGCTGAAGTAGTGGCGACCATCTACTACCGCGCCCTGTTTCGGGCCACGTACTCGGGGTTGTTGCAGCAGATTTGCCGGCGCATCTTGCTCGATGAGGAAATGCACCTGGCCTTTCACTGCGTGGCCATCCGGCAGCTTTCGCCCCATCGCCACTGGCTGGGTAAGTGGCTCTGGCACCAGGCCTACCGGGGCCTCATGGCTGGCACCGCCCTGATGGTGTACCTGACTAGCCGGCGCACCTTCCGGGCCGGCGGCTACGGGCTGGTTAGCTTTTTGTCGGCTATCGCCGACGAATACGTTCGCGTAGAGCAAATGCAGCGGCCCGATAGCCCCATCTTGCTGCGGGGCGGGCTACCGGCTACCATCGCCTCGGCCCCGGCCGGCCCGGCCGGCGCCTGGCAATGGCCAGCTCCGCACCTTCGGGCGTTGCGCTGAGCCTTGCCTGGGTTTAGTGCAACCAAAGCTCAGGCTTGCTTTCGCGTAAAGCGTCGGAGTTAAGCGTGTTAATTTGCCGAATAACTCGTAAGTTTCGGCTCTTTTCCACCCGCTAGCCTGCTGCTGTATGCCCCGGACCCTGCTGCTTATTGTCCTATTAGCCGCTATTGGGTTAGAACTGGCCCTAGCGGGTGGCGCTTTTTTCGCCCCGGCTTTCACCTTGGCTAAATTTGGCGTACAGTACGGACCGGCTACCCGGTTTTTGGTCTACCTCACCGGCTGGTTTTTACTTTTCGTGAGCTTGATGGCGCTGCTGGCCTTCGGGCGGGTATGGCAGGGGCGGCCCGGCTATGC
The genomic region above belongs to Hymenobacter sp. BRD128 and contains:
- a CDS encoding DUF4173 domain-containing protein, with product MNLTAFWPANNAVVTAPATRIPTRLASLLLAATALGDYLFWQEPAGPNVLVYLVFLVGAHLALLPRYAPVRHTAAFWVAVVGCLASGGLVAWYGSGAAELAALASGLLLVGLVNQPQLRLVGSVVSTALVGVLPNIALVVSSLRVPQGVGGRLRRGWYYGRLLGLPLLALVIFQALFAYANPQYAELSGRVWAALSKGLARLLDAISVPHLLFLVLCGVGAVGALVAVPVHFFLDYESRFGEFVRRQRDGVASFAVRRPNFSHSDRGALALRKEWLAAVVSMCLLNALLLVVNIVDVRWLWFGFRPAPGFDLTQFVHEGTYVLIFSILLAAGIMLWFFRRNLNFYRPGLPLLRWGATLWVLQNAVLAVSVGLRNYYYIAATELAYKRIGVYGFLLLTLFGLGTVLLKIWQRRSAFSLVRLNSWAAYALLLGLAAGNWESWIARYNLQPRFTRLNIGFLLTMPPRVLPVLAAREELIDQAKELVEEGDDGYFHAITREAAHRKLRARLVEFQAGYPQRDWQGRTGAAGRAYQQLRSRALQKQRVATN
- a CDS encoding DUF4197 domain-containing protein — translated: MKNYSFTVLLAAVFALPTQAQTINIPGLGGFKLPTKKTTTTTTTTTTTAVSGLTNTEAANGLKEALIQGISKGSDQASQVDGFNLNKLIRIPFPPDAQKMANTLRSIGLGSQVDKFELSLNRGAEDAAKSAKPIFINAIKQLTFSDVWNILTGQKDAATQYLKRTTTSQLTTAFMPIMQQSLDKVDATRYYSTLSATYNKLPLVTPVQTDLNQYATGKAIDGLFTLIAQEEADIRENPVARTTSLLKKVFGIGGK
- a CDS encoding ferritin-like domain-containing protein; protein product: MTFADINTYFQANRARFADLAWDDPHQLGPAELRAVRTSLQTFQRGEGTGGDHLAALAEQLGDADYAAAMRLFIQEEEGHAAMLGQFMDRQGIARLHAHWLHDVFRSLGRPLGLVHMVRVILTAEVVATIYYRALFRATYSGLLQQICRRILLDEEMHLAFHCVAIRQLSPHRHWLGKWLWHQAYRGLMAGTALMVYLTSRRTFRAGGYGLVSFLSAIADEYVRVEQMQRPDSPILLRGGLPATIASAPAGPAGAWQWPAPHLRALR
- a CDS encoding radical SAM protein; its protein translation is MRVKFILPALTEATNPYWRPIKYSLFPPLGLATLAAYLPPDWEVDLQDEHVEKLHLHDAPHLVIIQVYITNAYRAYALADHYRARGAYVCLGGLHVTSLPEEAAPHADSIFLGPGEETFPAFLHDFQHGRPRPRYVSGAGRTLVGVPPIRRDLIKRERYLVPNSIVVTRGCPHHCDFCYKDAFFEGGKSFYTQPVDDALAEINRLPGRHLYFLDDHLLGNVRFAASLFEGMRGMGRLFQGAATVDSILRDNGLLEKAAQAGLRSLFVGFETLSPVNLKTSNKPQNLGRDYAAAIRRLHDLGIMINGSFVFGLDDDRPDVFRRTVEWAVNQGITTATFHIATPYPGTALFKQMETQGRLLHRRWNEYDTRTVVCQPGPHLTARQLKNGYDQAYRDFYSWTNITRASLVHDTLRHQLKHFAYAGGWKKFEPLWNFLIKFRHLDAMRPLLEGILSKVRGTDPPASPGAPPLTPATADTELLLKLPVLQ
- a CDS encoding transcriptional regulator → MKYAIHTLNKAFDHRVRLGVMAVLLANESVSFNDLKDSLDLTDGNLASHVAALEKAGYVVVNKQFIGKKPNTTYTASAEGKQAFQEHLAALEKLLRG